A window of the Bacteroides thetaiotaomicron VPI-5482 genome harbors these coding sequences:
- the nuoL gene encoding NADH-quinone oxidoreductase subunit L, giving the protein MELTILILLLPFLSFLILGIGGKWMSHRTAGAIGTLILGAVVVLSYVTAFQYFSAPRLEDGTFATLIPYNFTWLPFTETLRFDLGILLDPISVMMLIVISTVSLMVHIYSFGYMKGETGFQRYYAFLSLFTMSMLGLVVATNIFQMYLFWELVGVSSYLLIGFYYTKPAAIAASKKAFIVTRFADLGFLIGILIYGYYGGTFGFTPDTVSLISGGASMLPLALGLMFIGGAGKSAMFPLHIWLPDAMEGPTPVSALIHAATMVVAGVYLVARMFPLFIAYAPDTLHMIAWVGAFTAFYAASVACVQSDIKRVLAFSTISQIGFMMVALGVCTSMDPHHGGLGYMASMFHLFTHAMFKALLFLGAGSIIHAVHSNEMSAMGGLRKYMPITHWTFLIACLAIAGIPPFSGFFSKDEILAACFQYSPAMGWVMTVIAAMTAFYMFRLYYGIFWGAEPPRASSHSDHSTPHGNLEAAPCRPHESPLAMTFPLIFLAVVTCLAGFIPFGHFISSNGESYSIHLDLSVAVTSVVIAIISIGIATWMYKNAKQPVANALAKRFNGLWTAAYHRFYIDDIYQFITHKIIFRCISTPIAWFDRHVVDGFFNFLAWATNTTSDEIRGLQSGQVQQYAYVFLCGALALILLLVL; this is encoded by the coding sequence ATGGAACTAACAATTCTAATACTCCTTCTTCCCTTCCTCTCCTTCCTCATTCTGGGAATCGGAGGAAAATGGATGTCTCATCGGACAGCGGGTGCTATCGGTACGCTGATACTGGGAGCAGTAGTAGTACTGTCGTACGTTACGGCTTTCCAATATTTCTCCGCCCCTCGTTTGGAAGACGGAACATTTGCCACGTTGATACCTTATAATTTTACGTGGCTTCCTTTCACCGAGACTTTACGATTTGATCTGGGCATTCTGCTCGATCCCATATCCGTGATGATGCTGATTGTCATCTCTACCGTGTCACTGATGGTGCATATCTACTCCTTCGGTTACATGAAAGGCGAGACAGGCTTTCAACGTTATTACGCCTTCCTGTCCCTGTTTACAATGTCTATGCTGGGACTGGTGGTTGCCACAAACATTTTCCAGATGTATCTTTTCTGGGAACTGGTGGGTGTCAGTTCTTATCTGCTGATCGGTTTTTACTATACAAAGCCTGCTGCCATTGCCGCTTCCAAGAAAGCGTTCATTGTCACCCGCTTTGCAGACTTAGGCTTCCTTATCGGTATTCTGATTTACGGATACTACGGTGGCACATTCGGCTTCACACCGGATACGGTATCATTGATCAGTGGCGGCGCTTCCATGCTTCCATTGGCTTTGGGACTGATGTTTATCGGTGGCGCCGGAAAGAGTGCCATGTTCCCGTTGCATATCTGGCTGCCCGATGCCATGGAAGGTCCTACTCCTGTCAGTGCCTTGATCCATGCGGCTACGATGGTAGTTGCCGGCGTTTATCTGGTAGCGCGTATGTTCCCGCTTTTCATTGCTTATGCACCGGACACCTTACATATGATTGCCTGGGTAGGTGCTTTCACCGCCTTTTATGCAGCAAGCGTGGCTTGCGTACAATCGGATATCAAACGTGTGCTGGCCTTCTCGACCATTTCACAGATTGGTTTTATGATGGTAGCACTGGGCGTTTGTACTTCTATGGACCCGCACCACGGAGGACTGGGATATATGGCTTCCATGTTCCACCTCTTCACACACGCCATGTTTAAGGCATTACTCTTCTTGGGTGCCGGCAGCATTATCCATGCAGTACATTCCAACGAAATGTCAGCCATGGGAGGACTACGCAAATACATGCCTATTACTCACTGGACATTCCTGATTGCCTGTCTCGCCATTGCCGGTATTCCTCCGTTCTCCGGTTTCTTCTCAAAAGATGAGATTTTGGCTGCCTGCTTCCAATATAGCCCTGCAATGGGTTGGGTGATGACAGTAATCGCCGCAATGACCGCCTTCTATATGTTCCGCCTCTACTACGGCATCTTCTGGGGGGCCGAGCCGCCCCGGGCAAGCTCCCATTCGGATCATAGCACACCGCACGGAAACTTGGAAGCGGCACCTTGTCGCCCGCATGAGAGTCCGTTGGCTATGACTTTTCCGTTGATATTTCTGGCGGTTGTTACCTGCCTTGCAGGATTCATTCCTTTCGGACATTTTATCAGTTCGAATGGGGAGTCTTACTCTATTCACCTCGATCTGTCGGTAGCTGTCACAAGCGTTGTAATTGCGATTATTTCTATCGGGATTGCCACATGGATGTATAAGAATGCCAAACAGCCTGTTGCCAATGCACTTGCCAAACGGTTCAATGGATTGTGGACAGCTGCTTATCATCGTTTTTATATTGATGATATATACCAGTTTATTACGCATAAGATCATCTTCCGTTGCATTTCGACTCCTATCGCATGGTTCGACCGTCATGTAGTGGATGGATTCTTTAATTTCCTGGCATGGGCTACGAATACGACAAGCGACGAGATACGTGGTCTTCAAAGCGGCCAGGTACAGCAATACGCATACGTGTTCCTTTGCGGAGCGCTGGCGCTTATCCTGCTGTTAGTTCTATAG
- the nuoK gene encoding NADH-quinone oxidoreductase subunit NuoK yields the protein MIHMEYYLVVSTIMMFAGIYGFFTRRNTLAILISVELMLNATDINFAVFNRFLFPGGMEGYFFALFSIAISAAETAIAIAIMINIYRNLRSIQVRNLDDLKW from the coding sequence TACCATCATGATGTTTGCAGGAATCTATGGGTTCTTTACCCGCCGTAATACGCTGGCTATCCTGATTTCTGTAGAGTTAATGCTGAACGCCACGGACATCAACTTCGCCGTGTTCAACCGTTTTCTCTTTCCGGGAGGCATGGAAGGCTATTTCTTTGCACTCTTTTCCATCGCTATTTCGGCTGCGGAAACGGCTATAGCTATCGCCATCATGATTAACATTTACCGCAACCTCCGAAGCATTCAAGTCCGCAATCTGGACGATCTGAAGTGGTAG
- a CDS encoding NADH-quinone oxidoreductase subunit N: MDYSQFLHMREELSLVAVLLLLFLADLFMSPDAHKQKGTRPVLNTMLPVILMAIHTAINLVPGTAADIFGGMYHYVPMHTVVKSILNIGTLIVFLMAHEWMKRDDTSFKQGEFYVLTLSTLFGMYLMISAGHFLMFFIGLETASIPMAALIAFDKYRHNSAEAGAKYILTALFSSALLLFGLSMIYGSAGTLYFDDLPAHIDGNPLQIMAFVFFFTGMAFKLSLVPFHLWTADVYEGAPSTVTAYLSVISKGSAAFVLMAILIKVFAPMIHDWQEVLYWVTIASITIANIFAIRQQNLKRLMAFSSISQAGYIMLGVIGGTAQGMTAMVYYILVYAAANLGVFAVITIVALRSQKFTLEDYAGLYKTNPKMAFLMTISLFSLAGIPPFAGFFSKFFIFMAAFEAGFHLLVFIALVNTVISLYYYLLIVKAMYIMPSDNPIPTFRSDRCTKWGLALCTLGIIGLGIASIVYQSIDKLSFGI, encoded by the coding sequence ATGGATTATTCACAATTTCTACATATGCGGGAAGAGCTGTCGCTCGTAGCAGTTTTACTATTGCTGTTCCTTGCCGATCTCTTCATGAGTCCGGACGCACACAAGCAAAAAGGGACGAGACCCGTTTTGAACACCATGCTGCCAGTTATCCTGATGGCCATCCATACAGCGATCAATCTGGTTCCAGGCACAGCTGCCGACATTTTTGGCGGTATGTATCACTATGTACCCATGCACACGGTTGTCAAATCAATCCTGAACATAGGCACGCTGATTGTTTTCCTGATGGCACACGAATGGATGAAACGCGACGATACTTCATTCAAGCAAGGTGAGTTCTATGTACTTACACTCTCCACCCTGTTCGGTATGTATCTCATGATTTCCGCCGGACACTTCCTGATGTTCTTCATCGGACTGGAGACAGCTTCCATCCCGATGGCAGCCTTGATCGCTTTCGACAAATACCGCCATAACTCCGCTGAAGCCGGTGCCAAGTATATCCTTACCGCACTTTTCTCCAGCGCACTGTTACTGTTTGGTCTGTCAATGATTTACGGTTCCGCAGGAACACTGTATTTCGATGATCTTCCTGCTCATATCGATGGAAATCCGTTGCAAATCATGGCTTTTGTATTCTTCTTTACCGGTATGGCGTTCAAGCTCTCTCTGGTTCCGTTCCATTTATGGACGGCAGACGTTTACGAAGGTGCACCGAGTACGGTTACCGCCTATCTGAGTGTTATCTCCAAAGGTTCGGCAGCATTTGTGCTGATGGCAATTCTGATCAAAGTATTCGCACCGATGATACATGACTGGCAAGAAGTACTTTACTGGGTGACTATCGCTTCTATCACCATCGCCAATATATTCGCTATCCGCCAGCAGAATCTGAAGCGTCTGATGGCGTTCTCCAGTATTTCGCAGGCAGGATATATCATGCTGGGTGTAATCGGAGGAACGGCACAGGGAATGACCGCCATGGTATATTACATACTTGTATATGCCGCTGCCAATCTCGGAGTATTTGCCGTCATCACTATCGTAGCATTACGCAGTCAGAAGTTTACCCTCGAAGATTATGCGGGACTCTACAAAACGAACCCGAAAATGGCTTTTCTGATGACTATTTCGCTGTTCTCACTGGCAGGTATTCCTCCGTTTGCCGGATTCTTCTCGAAGTTCTTTATTTTCATGGCAGCTTTCGAAGCGGGCTTCCACTTGCTGGTATTCATTGCACTGGTTAATACCGTGATTTCATTGTACTACTATCTGCTGATTGTAAAAGCAATGTATATCATGCCTTCCGATAACCCGATTCCGACTTTCCGCAGCGACCGCTGTACAAAGTGGGGACTGGCGCTCTGCACACTGGGCATCATCGGACTGGGTATTGCAAGTATCGTATATCAGTCTATCGATAAACTATCATTCGGAATATAA
- a CDS encoding complex I subunit 4 family protein, protein MNFLSIFVLIPLLMLAGLWAARGIKAIRGVMVTGASALLIASVVLTFMYLGERSAGNTAEMLFRADTLWYAPLHISYSVGVDGISVAMLLLSAVIVFTGTFASWRLQPLTKEYFLWFTLLSMGVFGFFISIDLFTMFMFYEIALIPMYLLIGVWGSGRKEYAAMKLTLMLMGGSAFLLIGILGIYFGSGATTMNLLEIAQLHNIPFAQQCIWFPLTFLGFGVLGALFPFHTWSPDGHASAPTAVSMLHAGVLMKLGGYGCFRIAMYLMPEAANELSWIFLILTGISVVYGAFSACVQTDLKYINAYSSVSHCGLVLFAILMLNQTAATGAILQMLSHGLMTALFFALIGMIYGRTHTRDVRELTGLMKVMPFLSVCYVIAGLANLGLPGLSGFIAEMTIFVGSFQNNDVFHRTLTIIACSSIVITAVYILRLVGKILYGTCTNKHHLALTDATWDERVAVICLIVCVAGLGMAPFWVSHMIGESVLPVVSQLIP, encoded by the coding sequence ATGAATTTTTTATCAATCTTCGTACTCATCCCCTTACTGATGCTTGCCGGACTTTGGGCAGCACGGGGAATCAAAGCGATTCGGGGGGTTATGGTTACCGGCGCATCGGCACTTCTGATTGCCTCCGTCGTACTTACCTTTATGTATTTGGGAGAACGCAGTGCCGGCAACACGGCAGAAATGCTATTCCGTGCGGATACACTCTGGTATGCACCGCTTCACATCTCCTACTCGGTAGGCGTTGACGGTATTTCGGTAGCCATGTTGTTATTGTCTGCCGTTATTGTATTCACAGGTACTTTCGCCTCCTGGCGTCTGCAGCCTCTGACAAAAGAATATTTCCTTTGGTTCACACTGTTGTCTATGGGAGTCTTCGGATTCTTTATATCCATCGACTTATTCACCATGTTCATGTTCTACGAAATCGCGCTGATTCCTATGTACCTGCTGATCGGTGTATGGGGTTCGGGACGTAAAGAATATGCAGCCATGAAGCTGACCCTTATGCTGATGGGCGGTTCCGCTTTCCTGCTGATCGGTATTCTCGGAATCTATTTCGGTTCGGGAGCTACCACCATGAACCTGCTGGAAATAGCACAGCTACATAATATTCCTTTTGCACAGCAATGTATCTGGTTCCCGCTTACCTTCCTCGGGTTCGGTGTGCTGGGTGCTCTTTTCCCGTTCCACACATGGAGTCCCGATGGTCACGCTTCCGCCCCGACAGCTGTATCCATGCTTCACGCCGGAGTACTGATGAAACTGGGAGGTTACGGATGTTTCCGTATCGCCATGTATCTGATGCCGGAAGCCGCTAACGAACTTTCATGGATATTCCTGATACTGACAGGTATCTCCGTTGTTTACGGAGCATTCTCCGCTTGCGTACAGACAGACTTGAAATACATCAACGCTTACTCTTCCGTTTCTCACTGCGGACTGGTACTTTTCGCCATTCTGATGCTGAATCAGACTGCTGCGACAGGAGCCATTCTTCAGATGCTTTCCCACGGATTGATGACAGCCTTGTTCTTTGCCCTGATCGGTATGATTTATGGACGTACACACACACGTGATGTCCGCGAGCTTACCGGATTAATGAAAGTAATGCCGTTCCTCAGCGTATGTTATGTGATTGCCGGTCTTGCCAATCTCGGTTTGCCGGGATTAAGCGGGTTCATTGCCGAAATGACTATCTTCGTAGGTTCTTTCCAGAACAACGACGTATTCCACCGTACACTGACCATCATCGCTTGTTCATCCATCGTGATCACGGCAGTCTATATCCTGCGTCTGGTAGGCAAGATTCTGTACGGTACCTGCACCAACAAACATCATCTTGCGCTGACAGACGCGACCTGGGATGAACGGGTAGCTGTTATCTGCCTCATCGTTTGTGTAGCCGGACTGGGTATGGCTCCTTTCTGGGTAAGCCACATGATTGGTGAAAGTGTACTCCCTGTAGTCTCACAACTCATCCCATAA